The genomic segment CCTTCACACTGGAGAGCTATCAATACCTCACCCCTGGCATCCAGATATTGTTGATGTTCAGATTATTACTCTTGGGTCCTTGGCCATAACTGCCATCCCTGGGGAGCTTATGACCATGTCTGGACGGAGACTTCGAGAGGCAGTTCAAGCAGAATTTGCATTGTATGGGATGCAGAATATGACTGTCATCATTTCCGGTCTATGCAATGTCTATACTCATTACATTGCCACTTATGAAGAATATCAGGTGCAACGGTACGAGGCAGCATCTACAATTTATGGGCCACACATTCTGTCTGCCTACATCCAGCTCTTCAGAGGCCTTGCTAAGGCCATTGCTACGGACACAGTAGCCAACCTGAGCAGAGGTCCAGAGCCTCCATTTTTCAAGCAACTAATAACTTCATTAATTCCTAATATTGTGGATAGAGCACCAATAGGCAGAACTTTTGGGGATGTTCTGCAGCCAGCAAAACCGGAATACAGAGTGGGAGAAGTTGCTGAAGTTGTATTTGTAGGTGCTAACCCAAAGAATTCAGCAGAGAACCGCACTCATCAGACCTTCCTCACTGTGGAGAAATATGAGGCCACTTCAGCATCGTGGCAGATAGTGTATAATGATGCCTCCTGGGAGACCCGTTTTCATTGGCACAAGGGATTACTGGGTCAGAGCAATGCAACGATAGAATGGCATATTCCAGACACTGCCCAGCCTGGAAtctacagaataaaatatttcggACACAATCGGAAGCAGGACATTCTGAAGCCCGCTGTCATACTTTCATTTGAAGGCACTTCCTCCACTTTTGAAGTTGTAACTACTTAGTGAAGAGTTGACAAATCATTTGAAGAGCAGCTTTACTCTGTATACGTTATATAAGTGATTTCACATGAATGTGAACTAGTGAATTACCATGTTGACCTCTATAATCGTCCCTGCTTGGGGACAGAGAGTTTGCTGCTAATGGGACagagacgtgtgtgtgtgtgtgtgtgtgtgtgtgtgtgtgtgtgtgagagagagagagagagagagagagattgtccCATTTTTCTTGCTCCGGCAGCCATGTACCTCGTGGTCTTCAGCTTAAAGCATGATTTCCCTTAAGGCCGTGGGGTTGTTTAAGGGGCAGTTCCTTCAATACAAAACCTCTGAAATGTTAGTAAAAATGGTTGAAGATATGTAAACAatgtttaacatatttatttataaaattattgaatgTTAGCACTGGAGGAGTTTATAGGAATCTAGTTTGATTCTTCATCATAGAGATGGGAAATATGAGGTTTTGTGGATTTAAGATTAGAATAAGGTTATAGGACCTTGCCCCCaatcacatttacaaaatattatgtAAACCTTGACCTTAAATATATAATCAGAGGAATAGAAAATTAGCATGCCAGTTTTCCTACATTCAAATGAGCATAGCCTTTCGAATCAGTCACCCTGCAATTGACATGCCTAGTCCAGAGTTGTTGATGCTCAAATCATTTCTGGAATTGCCTTCAGAGCCCAATTATGAGAAAGTCAGACTTGTAATATTTTGATCATGCCTTGTGTTTTCCTAAGTGTCCTTATCCCAGTGGATTGTGTCTCAAGGCTTATTCTAAATGATTTTTGACTGTTTTCGTTAATCCAATTCACCCGAAACCACAAAGCTTTGCCATTAGTGTagatattaaaatgaaagtattaCTGGCTGGGAAGGCAGTCCTTAAAAGGAGGgttctaaattcatttttgttcttttatcactgcttttataatttttctaaaaaaaaaaataaaaaaaaaaagaaaaaaaaatgagataataatataCACtaattagaatggctaaaattaaaaagttgacaCTGTCAATTGCCGATGATGATGTGAAACAACAGGAACTCTTATTTATGCTAGTGGGAaagcaaaatggtgcagccactttgtaagac from the Eulemur rufifrons isolate Redbay chromosome 7, OSU_ERuf_1, whole genome shotgun sequence genome contains:
- the ASAH2B gene encoding putative inactive neutral ceramidase B codes for the protein MTMSGRRLREAVQAEFALYGMQNMTVIISGLCNVYTHYIATYEEYQVQRYEAASTIYGPHILSAYIQLFRGLAKAIATDTVANLSRGPEPPFFKQLITSLIPNIVDRAPIGRTFGDVLQPAKPEYRVGEVAEVVFVGANPKNSAENRTHQTFLTVEKYEATSASWQIVYNDASWETRFHWHKGLLGQSNATIEWHIPDTAQPGIYRIKYFGHNRKQDILKPAVILSFEGTSSTFEVVTT